The Narcine bancroftii isolate sNarBan1 chromosome 11, sNarBan1.hap1, whole genome shotgun sequence genome has a window encoding:
- the LOC138746054 gene encoding THAP domain-containing protein 5-like isoform X1: MPRYCAVDGCSNRSGQVSSDHQKLGFYPFPLQNKERLHKWIKNMKRENWFPTKHQCICSDHFSADSFEWRWGIRYLKTHAIPTVFSFPIQQKKKPNSRHVCRKNISPERTSEAKLEIFGPAEISNERVELTIANVLYIDHSEGISEINIAPTQTNGNPEPVLQDTPNEPFTMAKQIEMNQLLNNEQSIVTEILQVEHSYCRQNIDKAQLWEKISRLQKKIKILQQQEQRTAAELKRMEKMIEQLKQENLIPEVKMKAFENCFTEFELTVLQ; the protein is encoded by the exons ATGCCCAGGTACTGTGCGGTGGACGGTTGCTCGAATCGAAGTGGCCAGGTGTCATCCGATCATCAAAAGCTGGGCTTCTATCC GTTTCCACTCCAAAACAAAGAAAGACTTCACAAATGGATCAAAAATATGAAAAGAGAGAATTGGTTCCCCACGAAGCATCAATGCATTTGTAGTGACCATTTTTCTGCAGATTCATTTGAATGGCGCTGGGGAATACGCTATTTGAAGACGCATGCTATACCAACTGTTTTTTCGTTTCCAATACAACAG AAGAAGAAGCCAAATTCTCGACATGTTTGCAGAAAAAATATTTCACCTGAGAGAACTTCAGAAGCAAAACTGGAAATATTTGGTCCAGCTGAAATAAGCAACGAAAGAGTAGAATTGACAATTGCTAATGTGCTGTATATTGATCACTCTGAAGGGATTTCAGAAATTAATATTGCCCCAACTCAGACCAATGGAAATCCAGAACCTGTTCTTCAAGACACACCAAATGAACCCTTTACAATGGCAAAACAGATTGAAATGAACCAATTGTTAAACAATGAGCAGTCCATAGTCACTGAGATTCTACAAGTTGAGCACTCGTATTGTAGACAGAATATTGACAAGGCCCAACTTTGGGAAAAAATTTCCAGGCTACAGAAGAAGATTAAAATATTGCAGCAACAAGAACAAAGGACAGCAGCAGAGCTTAAAAGAATGGAAAAGATGATTGAGCAGCTGAAGCAAGAGAATCTTATTCCTGAAGTAAAAATGAAGGCTTTTGAAAATTGTTTTACAGAATTTGAATTAACTGTTTTACAATAA
- the LOC138746054 gene encoding THAP domain-containing protein 5-like isoform X2, whose amino-acid sequence MKRENWFPTKHQCICSDHFSADSFEWRWGIRYLKTHAIPTVFSFPIQQKKKPNSRHVCRKNISPERTSEAKLEIFGPAEISNERVELTIANVLYIDHSEGISEINIAPTQTNGNPEPVLQDTPNEPFTMAKQIEMNQLLNNEQSIVTEILQVEHSYCRQNIDKAQLWEKISRLQKKIKILQQQEQRTAAELKRMEKMIEQLKQENLIPEVKMKAFENCFTEFELTVLQ is encoded by the exons ATGAAAAGAGAGAATTGGTTCCCCACGAAGCATCAATGCATTTGTAGTGACCATTTTTCTGCAGATTCATTTGAATGGCGCTGGGGAATACGCTATTTGAAGACGCATGCTATACCAACTGTTTTTTCGTTTCCAATACAACAG AAGAAGAAGCCAAATTCTCGACATGTTTGCAGAAAAAATATTTCACCTGAGAGAACTTCAGAAGCAAAACTGGAAATATTTGGTCCAGCTGAAATAAGCAACGAAAGAGTAGAATTGACAATTGCTAATGTGCTGTATATTGATCACTCTGAAGGGATTTCAGAAATTAATATTGCCCCAACTCAGACCAATGGAAATCCAGAACCTGTTCTTCAAGACACACCAAATGAACCCTTTACAATGGCAAAACAGATTGAAATGAACCAATTGTTAAACAATGAGCAGTCCATAGTCACTGAGATTCTACAAGTTGAGCACTCGTATTGTAGACAGAATATTGACAAGGCCCAACTTTGGGAAAAAATTTCCAGGCTACAGAAGAAGATTAAAATATTGCAGCAACAAGAACAAAGGACAGCAGCAGAGCTTAAAAGAATGGAAAAGATGATTGAGCAGCTGAAGCAAGAGAATCTTATTCCTGAAGTAAAAATGAAGGCTTTTGAAAATTGTTTTACAGAATTTGAATTAACTGTTTTACAATAA
- the LOC138746055 gene encoding dnaJ homolog subfamily B member 9-like yields MATAQSVFAFAVCILMISEFILAKKDYYEILGVPKNSSDRQIKKAFHKLAMKYHPDKNKSPNAEAKFREIAEAYEVLSDEKKRKEYDHMGHQFFNAGSASHQPGSFNFNFDDFLKDFDFDFGHRAHHKKHFNSHFRTHQEAENAHRFSFGDRQFPFGGGLFDDVFEDMEKMFSFSSFGSTHKHTVRTEKFQSTGRQQCKTVTQRRGNMVTTYTDCSVP; encoded by the exons ATGGCCACGGCACAGTCAGTCTTTGCCTTTGCGGTCTGTATTTTAATGATATCAGAATTTATATTAGCGAAGAAAGATTATTATGAAATTTTGGGTGTGCCAAAAAATTCATCTGACCGTCAAATCAAGAAGGCATTTCACAAACTTGCAATGAAATACCACCCGGATAAAAATAAAAGTCCTAATGCTGAAGCAAAATTTAGAGAAATTGCAGAAG cgtATGAAGTCCTATCGgatgagaagaaaagaaaagaatatgaTCACATGGGTCATCAATTCTTCAATGCAGGCAGTGCCAGCCATCAACCTGGttcatttaattttaactttGATGACTTCCTGAAGGATTTTGACTTTGATTTTGGCCACAGAGCACATCACAAGAAACATTTCAACAGTCACTTTAGGACACATCAGGAAGCAGAAAATGCACATAGGTTTTCATTTGGAGATAGACAGTTTCCTTTTGGAGGTGGGTTGTTCGACGATGTATTTGAAGACATGGAAAAGATGTTCTCATTCAGCAGTTTTGGCAGCACACACAAGCACACGGTGAGAACTGAGAAGTTTCAAAGCACTGGGAGGCAGCAATGCAAGACTGTCACGCAGCGGAGAGGAAACATGGTCACCACGTACACGGACTGTTCCGTACCGTAA